A window of Deltaproteobacteria bacterium contains these coding sequences:
- the cas1 gene encoding CRISPR-associated endonuclease Cas1, protein MESIYVLEPGAYLRREGECLKIMKNGELVQEIPMEGLRKLTLIGYVSLTGGVLDYLIQQRVETIFMTPTGRFRARLALDEHRHVALRQAQYVRLAEEDFALQTAAIIVKGKLKNMARFLLLRARHYDDAELRLGAVRIKSMADAVDSVKDIKKLRGLEGNGTRIYFDVFHRLIRNPQFEFHGRNRRPPLDPVNAMLSFVYTMLTNETLSAIKACGLDPYLGSLHAVDYGRPSLACDLVEEYRSFLGDRLVLSLVNRREVSPEDFVYRKTAPANFVDEEELKKKRPVEMKPAISRAFVASYEEMMNRSVTYPPSGKKTTYRLLLLHQARAFAAYLSGKSEGYSPFLWEV, encoded by the coding sequence ATGGAGAGCATCTACGTACTCGAGCCCGGAGCATATCTCAGGAGGGAAGGCGAGTGCCTGAAAATAATGAAAAATGGCGAACTGGTGCAAGAAATACCCATGGAAGGGCTCAGGAAGCTGACCCTTATCGGGTATGTGTCGTTGACCGGGGGTGTGCTGGACTACCTCATCCAGCAAAGGGTTGAAACCATTTTCATGACCCCCACCGGACGCTTCCGGGCGAGGTTGGCCCTGGATGAACATCGCCACGTGGCGCTTCGTCAGGCCCAGTACGTAAGATTGGCTGAGGAGGACTTTGCCCTTCAAACTGCTGCCATTATAGTGAAGGGCAAGCTGAAAAACATGGCGCGTTTTCTTCTGCTCAGGGCAAGGCATTATGACGATGCCGAGCTGCGCCTGGGTGCAGTAAGAATCAAATCAATGGCCGATGCCGTTGACAGCGTGAAGGACATCAAGAAGTTGAGAGGCCTTGAGGGCAATGGAACCAGAATTTACTTCGACGTTTTTCATAGGCTCATCCGCAATCCCCAGTTTGAATTTCATGGCAGGAACCGCCGGCCGCCTCTTGATCCCGTAAACGCGATGCTCTCTTTTGTTTACACCATGTTAACCAATGAGACGCTGTCTGCAATCAAGGCCTGCGGCCTGGACCCCTATCTGGGAAGTCTTCACGCAGTGGACTACGGCAGACCCTCTCTTGCCTGCGACCTGGTAGAAGAATACAGGAGCTTCTTGGGCGACCGCCTGGTGCTCAGTCTGGTGAACAGAAGGGAGGTGTCTCCCGAAGACTTCGTGTACAGGAAAACTGCACCTGCAAATTTCGTTGATGAAGAGGAATTGAAAAAGAAGCGGCCGGTGGAGATGAAGCCTGCAATCAGCAGGGCCTTTGTAGCCAGCTACGAGGAAATGATGAATCGCAGCGTCACCTACCCGCCATCGGGGAAAAAGACCACCTACAGGTTGTTGCTGCTGCATCAGGCCAGGGCTTTTGCTGCATACCTGAGCGGCAAGTCTGAGGGATACAGTCCGTTCTTGTGGGAGGTATGA